One Deltaproteobacteria bacterium genomic window, TCCTTGATCCGGTGGAAGGTGATCCCGGGAGGGGGTGTTTTGGCCAGGTATTCCCTGAGGTTCTTCTCCTGAGAACCCGGGAACACCATCAGGGCGTCCGGATAGAGCTTCTTCGCTGCTACCATTGAGGCCATGGCGTCGAAGTCGGCATTCAGATGGGTGGTTATTATTTCCATCCCTATCCCCTCGGATGGAATCGACGGTGCATCTCACGAAGATGTTCGCGGGATACATGGGTGTAGATCTGGGTCGTGACTATACTGGCGTGGCCAAGCAGGATCTGGACGCTTCTCAGATCCGCCCCGCCCTCCAGCATGTGGGTGGCAAAGCTGTGGCGGAAGGTGTGCGGTGATATCGCCGTGGTCAGGCCGGCCGTCTGAGCGTATGCCTTGACCTTCTGCCAGACGGCCTGCCGGCTTATTGCGCCGCGGCCGCCACGACCCGGGAAGAGGAACGGTGAAAGGTTCTTTTTCAGGAGGTCGGGACGGACCTCCAAACGGTACTTCTGCAGCCAAAGGATGGCAACCGCTCCCAAGGGAGCCAGCCTTTCCCTGGACCCTTTCCCGGTCACCCTGACATAACCGGCATCAAAGCTTATTTCCTCATCCTTGATCCGGGTCAGTTCGGAAACCCTTAGGCCGGCGGCATAAAGGGTTTCGAGTATGGCCCGGTCCCGGATACCGGAACCCGTCGTTGTGTCAGGTTGATTGAGAAGGTTCTCCACATCCCGGATGCTCAGGACCCCGGGGAGGTGCCTGGGAACCTGCATGGCGCCCATATTTTCAGTGGGGTTGGCCTCGGAGGCCCCTTCCGCCACGAGATGTCTGTGAAACCCGCGAATGGAGACGACCATTCTCCGTATGCTTCGGGGTGAACGGCCTGACCGGCGCATTTCGGAAATGAAGGACATTACGTCCCCTGAACGCACCTTTCCCGGCTCGATGACATCCCGGCCTTTCAGAAATCCGGCATAGGATTGAAGATCGTGGCGATAGGCCGAAAGGGTATTATCCGACAGACCTTTCTCTATGAGAAGATAATCCAGGTAAGTGTCGATGTATGGCTGCATATCTCTTCAACCTCACCTTGGCTGGTTCCGCCATCAAACATACTTCCCGATAATAGGCCGCAGTTCGGCCTTTGTCTCCTCGGAAATTGCTGCGGGATCGGTTACAATGGCAAACCTGAGCGATTCCGAACATCCGCACGGGACCTTTTCAGAAATCGTTCTCGACACCCGGACCAGCACCCTTCTGGCTGCCTCCACGTTCCGGTGCATGACCTGAAGGATCGCCTCCACGGAAACATCCTCCTCCGTCTCATGCCAGCAGTCGTAGTCTGTCGCAAGGGCCAGGGTCGCGTAACAGACCCCGGCCTCCCGTGCAAGCTTCGCCTCCGGAATATTCGTCATCCCTATGATATCCACCCCCCACGACCGATAGAGGAGAGACTCGGCCCGTGTGGAAAATTGGGGGCCCTCCATGCACAGGTAGGTCCCTCCACGGTGAACCGCCTCACCGTCATCCGCAACGCAGGTGAAAAGTATGTCTGCGAGAGGATGACAGACAGGGTCGGCGAAAGCCACGTGAGCGACAATCCCCTTCCCGAAGAACGTGGAGGGCCGCCCTCTGGTTCTGTCAATAAACTGAAAGGGAACAACCATGTCGCCCGGCTTAATCTCCTCCTTCATGCTGCCGACGGCCGAAACGGAGATGATAGTGTCCACTCCGAGGGCCTTAAGAGCGAAGATGTTGGCCCGATAGTTGATCTCGGATGGAAGGATGCGGTGCCCTTTGCCGTGACGGGGCAAAAATGCCATCCTCACCCCGTTAAGCACCCCAGTAATAATATCATCCGACGGGTTTCCGAAAGGCGTCGAAATCTGTCTGGATTCAATACCGGTCAGCCCCTCCATTTCGTATAGGCCGCTGCCGCCGATAATGCCAAGATATTTGTCCATCATTCTCCTCCGATAATAAGGTTCATCCGGTTCTTATATTATTATTTTGCTGTCATTGCGAGGAGCATCGAGTGAGACGAGAGTGACGCGGCAATCCCGTGCGGAGCTGAAAAGCTCGTCACGGCGCCCTCCGGCCGCTATGGGATCGCTTCGCATGGGTTACACGATGACGAATGGTGGGGTATGATCCACTCCACATCCAGGTACTCGTTTCCCGGATGATCCAAAAAGTATAGCCTGAATAAGTAAGGTTCTCCACCCCTACCCCAGGATATGCGTTCTACGCACATCCTGCTTGGTGGACTTTTCGCAAGTCCATCAATAATGAGTTGCTGATTTTCAGGGTGAATTTATGTTAACGTTTCCGCATTGTCAAAGCGACAGTAAAAAGCATAAACGTACAAGGGCGCTGTATGGTTCCGGTGCGGAGGGAGAATATCATGGAACAGGTGCTTTTCGATGGATGCTTCGTATGCGGACCGGACACCAGGTGCGGTTTAAAGGCAACCTTTAAAAACCTCCCCGGCGGGGAGGTTGAGGGTGTATTTACCCCCGATGAACAGCATAGTGGATATGAAGGTGTCGTCCATACAGGCGTTATAGTGGGATTTCTTGACGAAACGATGGGCCGTGTCTGTTTTTCCATGGACAAGTACTACCTGACCCAATCCCTTAACGTTACCTTCAAGTGCGCAGCATCATCAAACATCCGCCTCCGTGCATTCGCGAAGCTCAGGAGGTCAACCAGAAGGCATTTTACCGCTGAGGGAAAGGTGTTCGGTCCGTCTGGAGAAGTCATCGCCGAGGCGGAGGGCAGGTTCGTTCTCATGGACGGTGCCGTTGTAAAGAAAATCGCCAAGGACATGGAGATATAAAATGGAGCAGGTTTCTTTCGATGGTTGTTTCGTATGCGGCCCGGACAATCGATGTGGTCTTAACGCTACCTTCCGGACCCTTGAAAATGGCGAGGTGGAGGGCATTTTTACTCCAAAAGACGTTCATTGCGGTTACGGGGACATAGTTCATGGGGGCGTTATCATGGGATTCCTCGACGAGACCCTGGGGCGCCTGTCTTTCCAGAAGGATCGTCTGTTCCTTACACACACCCTGGAGGTGTCGTTTCGCCGGGCGGCATCCCCGGATGTACCGTTGAAAGCCGTTGCACGCCTTAAGGAGTGGAAGAAAAGGCAGTTTATCACCGAAGGCACGATCTTTGATCCGGATGGCGAGGTGATCGCTACCGCAAAGGGCCGCTTCCTGGTCATGAGTGAAAAGATGGAAAGGGATCTTTTGCCCGAGGCAAGACGGCTTAAGGAGGAACTTTAGATTTGCAGGCGCACAGGCTTTCCCGCCTTTCCCTTGTGGCTGCCCTTTATGTTGTCCTGACCTACCTGGCCAACATTCTCGGACCGGGGTTGAACCTCGGTTACGGTCCCATCCAGATCCGCATATCTGAAGGCCTGGCCATGTTGGCCCTCTTCGATCCACTCATGCCCCTTGCTCTTTACGCCGGCTGCCTGATCGCCAACGTCATCGGTGGGCTGGGCCTCCCGGATATCATCTTCGGTCCCCTCCTGACCCTTGCGGCGGGATATGCCACATGGGCCACCCGCCGCATCCCGGTGGTACCCTTTGTCCCTCCCATCCTTTTCAACGCTTTGGGGGTGGCCGGCTACCTTTACTTCCTCCTGGGAATCGATTTCGGCTTTGCCCCTGTTCACGGAACCGGAGCTGGAACCTGGATTATCAATCTGGCCGCTTCCCACCCATACTGGGCCATGGTGTTCTCCATCGGGGTCGGTCAGACAATCTCGGTTGTTCTCTTCGGGCTGCTCTTCATGAAGATCTGGAAGCGGTCCGGCGGTCTGACTTCCGACGGCGGAATGAAACGGCTGAACGAACGATAGAACAGATCCAAATAACAACGTTCAACGTCCAAGTAATAATGTTCAACGTTCAACGTTCAACGTGAAACAGCAGACGCACCACAAAAAAGCCGGCCAAAAGGCCGGCTTGAATCAAACACAAGGAGAAAGATGAAGTACTACTTGATGGCGTCCTTCAGGCCCTTGCCGGGCTTGAACCTTGGAACTTTGGAGGCCGGGATGTCAATCGTGGCGCCGGTCCTGGGATTTCGCCCCGTCCTTGCAGCACGGTAGCTTACACTGAAAGTTCCAAAACCGACCAGAGAAACCTTCTCTCCGGCTTTCAGGGTTTCCCCAACCCCATCAACAAAAGCATTAAGAGCCCTTTCAGCTGCTGCTTTGCTAATCCCGGCGTCGGCCGCAATCTTGGCAATCAGATCACTTCTATTCATCTTTCCCTCCTCCTGGTCAATGGTCAACTGGTCCAAATAAAAAGGCAGGTTTAATATCCTAGTAGAAATTGAGATAACAGATGAACCATGCCGTGTCAAGGGCAATCAGGTCACAGCCCGCATAAATATGAGGTTTCCGGGGGAATAACGCTTGAAACGGAGAACGGATAAGAGTAAGATTTCACATACCGTATTATGGTCTCTTTTGCTTAGGAAAAAAATGCCTTTCAGAAATGTCCCCCATAAAAAGCAGATTCTTTTTTCCCTTTTCCTTTTCTTTATAGCCGCTCTCGTATTGACAGCGAGCGATTATATGGCGGCGCAGAAGACCATAATGAAGGAATATGGGGAATATGCAGGGAAAATCGCGGATTACCTCAGCGGCATGCTGCCGGTTCACTCATCCTCCGACGCAGGTGTTTTCTTGCCGGCGGAAAGCTTCCCCGCCTATGGCGAGAAAATACGGAATGTCATTTCAAGCTTTCATCTGGACAACGTAAATGTCTATTCCGTTGACAGAAAGCTCCTCTTCTCCCTGGATTCCGAAATGATCGGAAAAACTGTTGAAAAATACCCGGCGTTGGACCAGGCCATTGAAGGGGTTGGGTCTTCCCGTGTGGCCACACCCTCCTATCACCAACAGGCCTACGGACGCGACTTAGACCACCCATTGCTCGAAACCTACATTCCGATTCATGATCGCACCACCGGGAAAATCCTCGGTGTGTTCGAGATATACCAGGACTACCGTCCCATGAGGTCCCACGTCAGAAAGGAGACTCTTCGATCGAGCATCGCCCACAACATCCTCCTTGGGGTCTTTGTCCTACTCTTTTTCAGTTACGGGCGAACCACCTCCCGAATACTGGAGGGTGAACGGGTTGAAATGATCAATGATCTTGAAGACCGCATTAAGGAGAGGACCCTCGAATTGACGGTGTCAAAGAAAAAAATCGATGATCTGCTCGAACGGACAGCCCGGATGTATAGGGAACTGAAAATTGCAGACGAATACCAGAAAAATTTTATCGGTCTGGTCAGCCATGAATTAAGGACCCCTCTCACCGTTATCAAGGGTTACCTTTCTCTACTCGAAGAAGGGGTATTGAAACCGGGCCATCCCGAGACCATGGCGGCTTTGGAGACCAGCCTGGATGAAGTCGGAAACCTTGAGTCGATCGTAAACAACATCATTGAGCTGTCCCAGCTTGATAAGAATGTACAACAGATCTTCAGGGAAGAGATTGAAGTCAAGGCCCTTCTGGACGAGGCAGTCTCATCGGTAGCGAAAGAGATCAAGAACCAGGGAGTTGAAGCCGTTATCAGCGTTCCGCCCGAAGCTGGAGTGGTCCATTCCGACCGTATGAAAGTCCTTCAGGTTCTCAATCAGCTTGTCTCAAACGCCGTTAAATTTTCAAAAAGCGGCGGGAAGATCACCATCACAGCCGCTCCAAGCCACCGAGGTCTGCTCCTTTCGGTAAGTGATGAAGGCGTGGGGATACCCGAATCCCAGCTGAAGGAGATTTTCAATCGCTTTTATCAGGTGGATATCACCATGACAAGGAACTATGAGGGATCAGGTCTGGGATTGGCCATCGTCCGTAAAGTAACGGGGCTTCTCGGAGGAAGGGTCTGGGTTGACAGCCAGGAAGGGATTGGCAGCACGTTTTTCTTCGAGATACCCGAGATGAAAAAAGGGGAAACGGCTGAAATGGAACCGTTCCCCCCGACTGTTGACTGACAATCACTTCCAAAGCTGATTTACCACCGCGCGACTCAGGCCGGGGGAGTCCAGAGTTGAGAGTCCAGAGTCCAGAGGGACGCGGTCAGAACATAAGGTAACACTTCATTACCCCAATACTTCCATACCTCGACACGCCCTTACTCTCCGCGTTCGTTTTTCTTCTCTCTGGACACTGGACTGACTTACCACATTGAACGTTTTTTAACCCTGTTGAACCTTTGAACGTTCTTTAATCCCGTTGAACCTTTGAACGTTCTTTTTTGGACCCGCTCTTCTCCTCTGGACACTGGACTCTGGACTGCTTTACCCCATTGGACATTGGACGCTCTTTTTTTAAAGGAGCGGGTTGTTGTGCATCTCCTTGATGCGTTCCCACCTGCGGTCCACCTCCCTCTGAAATTCCTCGACGATATGCGCGTTTTCCGATTTGGTCAGGTGGCGCGTCTTTCCCATGGTCTTGAGCCAATCCAATGTGGGTATCTTGTTTCCCTTATCCTCGGGGTTATAGGTAATGCTGGTAATCCCGTGGCTGATTTCGTAGAGCGGGAAGAAACACGAATCCACAGCTTTCTGGATGATGCTTACTGACTGTCTCTCAACCGTCCTCCAGCCCAGGGGACATATGGAAAGGATCTTGCCGAAAACGAACCCTTCCTCTCCGGCCACCTTCTGGGCTATGGCCGCCTTGCGCAGCATATCCCGGGGCTGTGATTCAACGGCGGTGAAAACATAGGGAATGTGGCATGCGGCCATGATCTGCACGGTGTCCTTGTGATGGAAGGACTTTCCCTTCTCCGCCGGCCCCACGTTGGATGTGGAGGTACGGTGCCCCAGGGGCGTTGTGAAGGACAACTGGGCGCCGGTATTCATGTATCCCTCGTTGTCATACTCAAGGAGAATCATCCTGTGGCCCCTCAGGGCGGTTCCGATGCTCGGACCCTGCCCGATGTCGTGTCCACCGTCACCGGTAACCATGAGAAAGGTAAAGTCCTCACCGCCCGGCAGTTCTCCCCTCTTAACCCTGGTGTGATAGGCCTCCACCAACCCGCTCATGGTGGGGGCTCCATTCTGGAAGAGGTTGTGAATATACGTCACCCGGTGGGAACTGTACGGATACCCGGTGGTAACCACCATTCCGCAGCCTGTGGCAAAAAGCACCACCACGTTCCCCTCGATTCCTTTTAGGAAAATGTTCAGGTTGGGAAAGATCCCGCATCCAGGACAGGCACCATGTCCGGGGAGTATCCTTTTGGGTTTGGCGGCAAGCTTTCTCTTGTTGAAGCCCTTCAGCAGAATCCCGCCGTCCTTTTCCTCCAACCGGAAGATCCCGGGAGATGTCCTTTCCTTTGTCAACGGGTCGAGCAGCCTCTCCATGGGCGCATCGGGGTCGCCGGGATTTGCCCCATGGTATTCGAAGGGGACCTGGACTTTTCCGGTTTTCGCTGTCTCCAGTGCCTCTCCAAGCATCTCAATGGCATCCTCGACGTAAAAGTCCCTGCCGCCCAGTCCGTAAACTCTCGATATTACACGAGTTTTATTGTCGGGGTCGTCCTTGAGGGCCGCCTTGACCTCCATGGCCATGTTTCCGTTCCAGGCCCCGTAGCTGTCGGACCTGTCGCCCACCAGAAGGCCCTTTGTCCTGGAGAAAAGCCGGATGACCTCCTCCTTGGGAAATGGCCGGATTACGTTGGGAGCCACGATGCCGACCTTTTTGCCTTCGGCACGGAGCATGTCGACGGCGATCTTGGCCGTGTCGTAGGCTGAGTTCAGTACAAACAGGGCGGCATCCGCGTCCTCCATCTGGTATGTATTCATAAACGAATAGGTACGCCCCGACATGGCTCCATATTCCTGGAATATCTCGGGGAGCACTCTGTAGGCGGCCTCCATGGCCATAGACTGCTGTTTCTTGTTGTTGATGAGGTCCGGCTCGTTCATATAGGGCCCGATGGTAACCGGATTGTTCGGGTCAAGGGCGTGGTTCTCCTGGACTTTCTTCCCGAGCCAGTCCCGGACGACCTGGGGGTCCTCGAAATAGTGAACCCGCCTTTTCTGATGGCTGGTGAAGAAGCCGTCGTAGGCGACCATGACCGGAAGCCTCACATCAGGATGTTCCCCGAGCTTGACCGCTACAAGGTCCATGTCGTAGACCATCTGAGGGTCTTTGGCCAGGAGCATGATCCAACCCGTGTTCAGGGCCATCATGATGTCGCTGTGGTCGCCCTTGATATTCAGCGGCCCGGAAACCGTGCGGGTGGCGACATTCAGGACCATGGGAAACCGGCACCCGGATTGGACCGGAAGCTGTTCCATGGAAAAGAGAAGGCCGTTGGCGGATGTGGCGTTAAAAACACGGGCACCGCCGGCTGTCGCCCCGAAGCAGATACCTGCCGCCCCATGTTCGCCGTCTCCGGGGATCATGGTAATATCGTGCATGCCCTCAGCCTTCATGGCATCCAGGGCTTCGGCAACCTGGGTGGACGGGGTAATGGGATAGTAGCCCATAATCGTAAAATCGATGTGGAGTGCGGCGATGGCGCCTATGTGATTGCCGTCCTGGAGGTCCACCTTCTGAGGGTATGGTGTGGTGATCTTCATGGCCTTTTTTGCTGTGCTCATAGAACCCTCCTGAGATCTGCTCTCTTGCTTTGAACGTCCACGCCGGACTCCTCCTCGGCGGTCAGTGCTTCCACCGGACAGATCTCCACACATCGCAGACATCCCTTGCAGTATTGGTAATCAACGCCAAGCATGAAGGCGGTCTCGCGTCCCTTTTCATCCTTTCCCATCTCGAAAACCATGCAGTAATCAGGACAGGTAATGTCGCAGTCGCCGCAGTGAATACACTTGTCCTCATGCCATAGGGGGAAATACCCCACGCGGGAGGCGTGATTGTTCTTGAGAATAGTATTGCCCGGGTTTGTGATTACCCCGCCCATCGGCTCGGTCAGGTAACCAAGAGCCGGCTGAGGCCTGTGGCTCTCAAGGGCCGGGAATTTATCCACTGAACTGAAATCCTGTGTTTCAATATCACTGTAGCCCCTGTCGAAGGCCCGCATGTTTCCATCGATCAGGTGTGGGTAGCGTTTGCCTATCTTGCCCTTGATGATGCTTTTTATCGCTTCCGGATCAAGGAAGCCGGATGCCCTGCTGATGGCGCCCAGCATGGCCGTGTTAAGGGGGACCTTCTCCTCCATGGAGATTTTCATGGCATCCACACAGAAGACCTTGCATCCGGTTATCTCCATAAGGGCCAGGGCGTCCTCAGGGGACCGTTGGGTATTGATCACCACTACCCCACCCCTGGAAAAACCCTGTGTTATGGGGACGGATCCAATGAGTTGTTCCGTGAAGACGGCCAGAAGATGCGGTTCCTCCACAGGGGAATTGTTGGTAATAGCCTTCTCGCCGGAGCATATCCTGATAAATGCCTTTACCGGCGTGCCTTTTTTCTCGGATCCATAACTGGAGAAGTTGACCGCGTTCAATCCAATTTCCAGGATAACGGCCTCGGCGAGGATCTGACCGGCAAGGTTGGCGCCCATTCCCCCGATGCTCTCCATGCGGATCTCGTAGTAACCCAGTTCATTGGTGATGGGTATCTTGGTTTCCGACATTCCCTGTTCTCCTTTCCTGCGGTACTGAACCATCAGTCTGGAATTAATAAATTAAAGAAAGGGGAGAAAAATCCCCCCTTTTAAACTCTACATGGGAAGCTGATACTTATAATGGATGCGATTGTCCTGTCAAGATGAAATGGGGTTTTAGGATGGTGGTGGGGGAGACGGGAATCGAACCCGTACGCCGTTACCGGCCCGGGATTTTAAGTCCCGTGCGTCTACCAGTTCCGCCACTCCCCCATATCGTATGTTATTCAATATATTAACTATGCATTGTTAATGTAAAAATTGAAGTTTTGAACCCCGTGTTCGCGAAAATTATTGATACTTTGCGTGAAAGACATTTTAACAGGAATCGGGTGCAGGTCAATGATGATAAATTTCCCTGTTATCCCCCTCAGGCCGCGTTTTGAACCGCTTGTAGCTCCATAGGTATTGCCCGGGAACCTCACGGACGCAGCCTTCCACCGCTTTGTTAAGGACGGCGGCTGATATCGCCTTATCGACGCTCTTTATCTCCTCCGGGACTTTCCGCACGAAAATATCGTAGCCGCCCCCGCGGGGAAGCCGCAATGCGTAGGTTGCAACCACCTCGGATCCGGATCTCCTTGCAAGCCTTGAAACCAGGAGCATGGTGCTCGCCTGAACCCCGAAGAACGGGGCGAAGGCGCTCCCATCCCGGCCAGGGTCCTGATCGGGGAGAATAGCAACGAGTTCCCTGTTCTGGAGAGCACGAAACAAGGAACGAATCCCGGCAGGCGTTGTAGGTACCAGCCTGGCCCCCGCACGTTGGCGGCCGGCCAGAACGAACCCGTGAAGGGAAGGCATCCTGAGGGGCCTGAAGAGGCCGGTGAGGGGATAGTTCAGAGCGAGATAGTGTGCCAGAAACTCCCAGGAGCCAAGGTGCGGCACGAGTACGATGACTCCCCTACCGGCCTTGAAGGCTGAATCGAGGATCTCCCCGCCATTTACCTGCCGGACAAATTTTCCGGAGTCGGGTCTCTTGCGCCCCCAGAAAACGGCCAGTTCCATGAACCCCTTGCAGGTCTCTTTCAGGCTGTCACGTTCCAGTTCTCTAAGGCGGCCCGCATCAAATCCGGGGAAGCAGATCCTGAGGTTCGAGCGGGTGATTTCCCTCAGTTCATCAGGAAAAACAGCCAGGATCCATCCAATGCCTGAGCCTATCCCATGCAGGGCCCGGAGAGGCAGAACGGATGCGGTTTTAAGAAAGATGATGATGAATCGGGCAAAAAGGGTATGCACCTTCCTGTCAATCGAGGTGCGGTCCCGCTGCCTTGACCTCCGGAATGAGGTTGGCATCGAAATCCTTGAAGTTATCAATGAACAGCCCGGCCAGCTCCCTGGCCTTCGCGTCATATGCCCTCTTATCCGGCCAACTCTCCCGGGGGTCGAGGATCTCTGGTGGGACCCCCTCACAGATGGTCGGGACGTCAAAACCGAAGACGGGATCCCGGCGCATGGGAACATCCTCTATTTTTCCCGCGAGAGCGGCGTTGAGCAGGGCGCGGGTGTGCAAAATGGAGATCCTCTCCCCCACGCCGTATGGTCCTCCGATCCATCCGGTATTGACCAGCCAGCATTTCGAGCCATAGCGGGTTATCTTGTCTCTCAGGAGCTCAGCGTAGATCGATGGAGGAAGAGCCATGAAGGGAGCGCCGAAACAGGCACTGAAGGTTGCCACCGGTTCAGCCCCCATACCGGCAACAGTTCCG contains:
- the xerD gene encoding site-specific tyrosine recombinase XerD codes for the protein MQPYIDTYLDYLLIEKGLSDNTLSAYRHDLQSYAGFLKGRDVIEPGKVRSGDVMSFISEMRRSGRSPRSIRRMVVSIRGFHRHLVAEGASEANPTENMGAMQVPRHLPGVLSIRDVENLLNQPDTTTGSGIRDRAILETLYAAGLRVSELTRIKDEEISFDAGYVRVTGKGSRERLAPLGAVAILWLQKYRLEVRPDLLKKNLSPFLFPGRGGRGAISRQAVWQKVKAYAQTAGLTTAISPHTFRHSFATHMLEGGADLRSVQILLGHASIVTTQIYTHVSREHLREMHRRFHPRG
- the mtnP gene encoding S-methyl-5'-thioadenosine phosphorylase, which codes for MMDKYLGIIGGSGLYEMEGLTGIESRQISTPFGNPSDDIITGVLNGVRMAFLPRHGKGHRILPSEINYRANIFALKALGVDTIISVSAVGSMKEEIKPGDMVVPFQFIDRTRGRPSTFFGKGIVAHVAFADPVCHPLADILFTCVADDGEAVHRGGTYLCMEGPQFSTRAESLLYRSWGVDIIGMTNIPEAKLAREAGVCYATLALATDYDCWHETEEDVSVEAILQVMHRNVEAARRVLVRVSRTISEKVPCGCSESLRFAIVTDPAAISEETKAELRPIIGKYV
- a CDS encoding PaaI family thioesterase, whose protein sequence is MEQVLFDGCFVCGPDTRCGLKATFKNLPGGEVEGVFTPDEQHSGYEGVVHTGVIVGFLDETMGRVCFSMDKYYLTQSLNVTFKCAASSNIRLRAFAKLRRSTRRHFTAEGKVFGPSGEVIAEAEGRFVLMDGAVVKKIAKDMEI
- a CDS encoding PaaI family thioesterase; translation: MEQVSFDGCFVCGPDNRCGLNATFRTLENGEVEGIFTPKDVHCGYGDIVHGGVIMGFLDETLGRLSFQKDRLFLTHTLEVSFRRAASPDVPLKAVARLKEWKKRQFITEGTIFDPDGEVIATAKGRFLVMSEKMERDLLPEARRLKEEL
- a CDS encoding QueT transporter family protein, with the translated sequence MQAHRLSRLSLVAALYVVLTYLANILGPGLNLGYGPIQIRISEGLAMLALFDPLMPLALYAGCLIANVIGGLGLPDIIFGPLLTLAAGYATWATRRIPVVPFVPPILFNALGVAGYLYFLLGIDFGFAPVHGTGAGTWIINLAASHPYWAMVFSIGVGQTISVVLFGLLFMKIWKRSGGLTSDGGMKRLNER
- a CDS encoding HU family DNA-binding protein codes for the protein MNRSDLIAKIAADAGISKAAAERALNAFVDGVGETLKAGEKVSLVGFGTFSVSYRAARTGRNPRTGATIDIPASKVPRFKPGKGLKDAIK
- a CDS encoding cell wall metabolism sensor histidine kinase WalK, giving the protein MPFRNVPHKKQILFSLFLFFIAALVLTASDYMAAQKTIMKEYGEYAGKIADYLSGMLPVHSSSDAGVFLPAESFPAYGEKIRNVISSFHLDNVNVYSVDRKLLFSLDSEMIGKTVEKYPALDQAIEGVGSSRVATPSYHQQAYGRDLDHPLLETYIPIHDRTTGKILGVFEIYQDYRPMRSHVRKETLRSSIAHNILLGVFVLLFFSYGRTTSRILEGERVEMINDLEDRIKERTLELTVSKKKIDDLLERTARMYRELKIADEYQKNFIGLVSHELRTPLTVIKGYLSLLEEGVLKPGHPETMAALETSLDEVGNLESIVNNIIELSQLDKNVQQIFREEIEVKALLDEAVSSVAKEIKNQGVEAVISVPPEAGVVHSDRMKVLQVLNQLVSNAVKFSKSGGKITITAAPSHRGLLLSVSDEGVGIPESQLKEIFNRFYQVDITMTRNYEGSGLGLAIVRKVTGLLGGRVWVDSQEGIGSTFFFEIPEMKKGETAEMEPFPPTVD
- a CDS encoding pyruvate synthase, translated to MSTAKKAMKITTPYPQKVDLQDGNHIGAIAALHIDFTIMGYYPITPSTQVAEALDAMKAEGMHDITMIPGDGEHGAAGICFGATAGGARVFNATSANGLLFSMEQLPVQSGCRFPMVLNVATRTVSGPLNIKGDHSDIMMALNTGWIMLLAKDPQMVYDMDLVAVKLGEHPDVRLPVMVAYDGFFTSHQKRRVHYFEDPQVVRDWLGKKVQENHALDPNNPVTIGPYMNEPDLINNKKQQSMAMEAAYRVLPEIFQEYGAMSGRTYSFMNTYQMEDADAALFVLNSAYDTAKIAVDMLRAEGKKVGIVAPNVIRPFPKEEVIRLFSRTKGLLVGDRSDSYGAWNGNMAMEVKAALKDDPDNKTRVISRVYGLGGRDFYVEDAIEMLGEALETAKTGKVQVPFEYHGANPGDPDAPMERLLDPLTKERTSPGIFRLEEKDGGILLKGFNKRKLAAKPKRILPGHGACPGCGIFPNLNIFLKGIEGNVVVLFATGCGMVVTTGYPYSSHRVTYIHNLFQNGAPTMSGLVEAYHTRVKRGELPGGEDFTFLMVTGDGGHDIGQGPSIGTALRGHRMILLEYDNEGYMNTGAQLSFTTPLGHRTSTSNVGPAEKGKSFHHKDTVQIMAACHIPYVFTAVESQPRDMLRKAAIAQKVAGEEGFVFGKILSICPLGWRTVERQSVSIIQKAVDSCFFPLYEISHGITSITYNPEDKGNKIPTLDWLKTMGKTRHLTKSENAHIVEEFQREVDRRWERIKEMHNNPLL
- a CDS encoding 4Fe-4S dicluster domain-containing protein codes for the protein MSETKIPITNELGYYEIRMESIGGMGANLAGQILAEAVILEIGLNAVNFSSYGSEKKGTPVKAFIRICSGEKAITNNSPVEEPHLLAVFTEQLIGSVPITQGFSRGGVVVINTQRSPEDALALMEITGCKVFCVDAMKISMEEKVPLNTAMLGAISRASGFLDPEAIKSIIKGKIGKRYPHLIDGNMRAFDRGYSDIETQDFSSVDKFPALESHRPQPALGYLTEPMGGVITNPGNTILKNNHASRVGYFPLWHEDKCIHCGDCDITCPDYCMVFEMGKDEKGRETAFMLGVDYQYCKGCLRCVEICPVEALTAEEESGVDVQSKRADLRRVL
- a CDS encoding lysophospholipid acyltransferase family protein, whose protein sequence is MHTLFARFIIIFLKTASVLPLRALHGIGSGIGWILAVFPDELREITRSNLRICFPGFDAGRLRELERDSLKETCKGFMELAVFWGRKRPDSGKFVRQVNGGEILDSAFKAGRGVIVLVPHLGSWEFLAHYLALNYPLTGLFRPLRMPSLHGFVLAGRQRAGARLVPTTPAGIRSLFRALQNRELVAILPDQDPGRDGSAFAPFFGVQASTMLLVSRLARRSGSEVVATYALRLPRGGGYDIFVRKVPEEIKSVDKAISAAVLNKAVEGCVREVPGQYLWSYKRFKTRPEGDNREIYHH